A genomic region of Klebsiella sp. RIT-PI-d contains the following coding sequences:
- the putP gene encoding sodium/proline symporter PutP — MAISTPMLVTFLIYIFGMILIGFFAWRSTKNFDDYILGGRRMGPLVTALSAGASDMSGWLLMGLPGAIFISGISESWIAIGLTLGAWINWKLVAGRLRVHTEANNNALTLPDYFSGRFEDSSRLLRIISAVVILIFFTIYCASGIVAGARLFESTFGMSYETALWAGAAATIIYTFIGGFLAVSWTDTVQASLMIFALILTPIMVVISVGGFGDSLEVIRQKSVDNVDMLKGLDVVAIISLMGWGLGYFGQPHILARFMAADSHHTIVHARRISMIWMVLCLAGAVAVGFYGIAYFNNNPSLAGAVNQNAERVFIELAQLLFNPWIAGILLSAILAAVMSTLSCQLLVCSSAITEDLYKAFLRKGASQKELVWVGRMMVLVVALISVALAANPENRVLGLVSYAWAGFGAAFGPVILFSVLWSRMTRNGALAGMVIGAVTVIVWKQFAWFGLYEIIPGFIFASVGIIVFSLIGKAPSATMQQRFAQADAHYNSAPPAK, encoded by the coding sequence ATGGCTATAAGCACCCCAATGCTGGTGACATTCCTTATTTATATTTTTGGCATGATATTGATTGGCTTTTTTGCCTGGCGCTCAACAAAGAACTTTGATGATTATATTCTTGGTGGTCGCCGCATGGGGCCGCTGGTGACCGCACTCTCTGCCGGAGCATCGGATATGAGTGGCTGGCTTTTAATGGGGCTGCCCGGCGCTATCTTTATTTCCGGCATCTCAGAGAGCTGGATTGCCATCGGGCTGACGCTGGGCGCATGGATCAACTGGAAACTGGTTGCCGGGCGGTTGCGTGTGCACACCGAGGCCAATAACAATGCCCTGACCCTGCCAGATTACTTCTCGGGTCGCTTTGAAGATAGCAGCCGTCTGTTGCGTATTATCTCTGCCGTGGTAATCCTGATTTTCTTCACCATCTACTGTGCATCGGGCATCGTTGCCGGGGCGCGTCTGTTCGAAAGTACCTTTGGCATGAGTTATGAAACTGCACTGTGGGCCGGTGCCGCAGCGACCATTATTTACACCTTTATTGGTGGGTTTCTGGCCGTCAGCTGGACCGATACCGTGCAGGCCAGCCTGATGATTTTCGCGCTGATCCTGACGCCGATTATGGTGGTGATCTCAGTGGGTGGCTTTGGCGATTCGCTTGAGGTTATCCGTCAGAAGAGCGTGGATAACGTCGATATGCTGAAAGGGCTGGATGTGGTTGCGATTATTTCGTTGATGGGCTGGGGACTGGGTTATTTCGGTCAGCCGCACATTCTGGCGCGCTTTATGGCGGCCGATTCGCATCACACTATCGTTCATGCACGTCGCATCAGTATGATCTGGATGGTCCTGTGTCTGGCCGGTGCGGTCGCCGTCGGTTTCTACGGCATTGCCTACTTTAATAATAATCCATCGCTGGCGGGTGCCGTTAACCAGAATGCGGAGCGCGTATTCATTGAGCTGGCACAGCTGCTGTTCAATCCGTGGATTGCCGGAATATTACTCTCTGCGATCCTCGCGGCAGTAATGTCTACCTTAAGCTGTCAGTTACTGGTGTGCTCTAGCGCCATTACCGAAGATCTCTACAAAGCGTTTTTACGCAAAGGGGCCAGCCAGAAAGAACTGGTATGGGTCGGACGAATGATGGTGCTGGTGGTTGCGCTGATTTCAGTTGCGCTGGCGGCAAATCCAGAAAACCGGGTGCTGGGTCTGGTGAGCTACGCCTGGGCAGGGTTCGGGGCCGCATTCGGACCGGTTATTCTGTTCTCGGTACTGTGGTCGCGAATGACCCGTAACGGTGCGCTGGCCGGAATGGTCATTGGTGCAGTCACCGTGATTGTCTGGAAGCAATTTGCCTGGTTTGGCCTGTATGAAATCATTCCTGGGTTTATTTTTGCGAGCGTCGGGATTATCGTCTTCAGCCTGATCGGTAAAGCCCCGTCGGCCACCATGCAGCAACGCTTCGCTCAGGCGGATGCACATTATAACAGTGCGCCTCCGGCAAAATAA
- the efeU gene encoding iron uptake transporter permease EfeU, with the protein MFVPFLIMLREGLEAALIVSLIASYLKRTQRGRWIGIMWLGVVLAAALCLSLGIFINETTGEFPQKEQELFEGLVAVVAVAILTWMVFWMRKVSRNVKQQLEQAVDNAFHSGGNHGWALILMVFFAVAREGLESVFFLLAAFQQDVGIWPSLGAVLGLATAIVLGFLLYWGGVRLNLGAFFKWTSLFILFVAAGLAAGAIRAFHEAGLWNHFQNLAFDLSQVLSTHSLFGTLLEGIFGYQEAPSISEVAVYFIYLIPALILFVWPPRNGAASQTSAP; encoded by the coding sequence ATGTTCGTGCCATTTCTCATTATGTTACGCGAAGGGCTGGAGGCGGCGCTGATTGTCAGCCTGATTGCCAGCTATCTGAAGCGTACGCAGCGGGGACGCTGGATCGGCATTATGTGGCTCGGCGTGGTACTGGCCGCCGCGCTCTGTCTGTCTCTCGGTATTTTTATTAACGAAACTACCGGTGAGTTTCCGCAAAAAGAGCAGGAATTGTTTGAGGGACTGGTCGCGGTGGTTGCCGTGGCGATCCTGACCTGGATGGTGTTCTGGATGCGTAAGGTCTCACGCAACGTTAAGCAGCAGCTGGAGCAGGCCGTTGATAACGCTTTTCACAGCGGCGGTAACCACGGCTGGGCGCTGATCCTGATGGTCTTTTTCGCCGTGGCGCGGGAAGGACTGGAGTCGGTGTTTTTTTTGCTGGCGGCTTTTCAGCAGGACGTGGGGATCTGGCCCTCGCTGGGCGCAGTCCTCGGTCTGGCAACCGCGATCGTACTGGGCTTTTTGCTCTACTGGGGCGGCGTGCGGCTTAACCTCGGCGCATTCTTCAAATGGACCAGCTTGTTTATTCTGTTCGTTGCAGCCGGACTGGCGGCAGGGGCGATCCGCGCTTTTCACGAGGCTGGATTGTGGAACCATTTCCAGAACCTGGCGTTTGATTTAAGCCAGGTTTTGTCGACCCATTCACTGTTCGGGACGCTGCTTGAGGGCATTTTTGGCTATCAGGAAGCGCCGAGCATCAGTGAAGTTGCGGTTTATTTTATTTACCTCATCCCGGCGCTGATCCTGTTTGTCTGGCCGCCGCGCAACGGCGCGGCATCACAGACCTCTGCACCCTGA